From Rhododendron vialii isolate Sample 1 chromosome 10a, ASM3025357v1, the proteins below share one genomic window:
- the LOC131304215 gene encoding inactive serine/threonine-protein kinase/endoribonuclease IRE1-like, which translates to MSLIFCWPKASEVLIHPKFWDSDKRLSFLRDASDRVERKGRGSAILQALQSIAPLVLGTKPSSKRDKKMEIVGPIPEGFDGYFRSWFPKLLMEVYKVLHKYCRGEEAFSKYFKGSEVHEIAKLTVLRPTN; encoded by the exons aTGAGTCTAATTTTTTGCTGGCCGAAGGCATCGgag GTGCTTATTCATCCTAAGTTTTGGGATTCTGATAAAAGATTATCGTTTCTTCGTGATGCGAGCGATAGAGTAGAACGGAAAGGCAGGGGATCTGCTATTTTACAAGCATTACAGAGCATAGCTCCCCTGGTTTTAGGCACAAAACCATCATCTAAACGAGACAAAAAGATG GAAATTGTAGGACCGATACCTGAAGGATTTGATGGCTATTTTAGGAGTTGGTTTCCGAAATTATTGATGGAAGTCTACAAAGTCCTGCATAAGTACTGTAGAGGGGAAGAAGCATTTAGCAAGTACTTCAAAGGTAGTGAGGTACATGAGATTGCAAAATTAACGGTCTTGCGTCCCACTAATTGA